The Intrasporangium calvum DSM 43043 sequence TCGGGTGGCCGAGGGCCTTGCCGACGGCCGCGAACTGGGCGAAGAGGTCGTCCTTGGCGCTGCCGTGGGTCATCGGCGTGGCTCCTCTCGCCCGGTCTGGCGGCCCGGGTGGTGGGTCTCGTACATCCGAACGGCGACCACGACGCCGGATGCCGCCGTGAGCGCAGCGACCGTCCAGACTGCGGCCCGGACCCCGAGGGCGTCGGCGACCACGCCCGCCAGCAGCGCCCCGACCGCGAAGCCGCCGTCACGCCAGAGCCGGTAGACGCCGACGGACCTGGCCCGCCACGCGGGGTGAGCGACGTCGCCGATGGCTGCGAGCAGGGTCGGGTAGACCATCGCCGTGCCGGCGCCGAGCAGAGCCGCGGCGAACGCCCACGCCCCGAAGGTGTCGGCGACGGCGATGATCGCCAACGCGACGGCCTGCAGCCACATGCCGGCGGCGATCATCCACTTGCGGCCCCATCGGTCGGACAGCGCCCCGGTGAGCAGCTGGCCGACGCCCCACACAGCGGGATAGAGGGCGGCGAGGATCCCGATGCGGCTCACGGAGAGCCCGGCACCGGCGAACAGGATCGGGAGGAGACCCCAGGCAAGCCCGTCGTTGAGGTTGTTCACCAGACCTGCCTGGCTCGCCGACGAGAGCGCGGGTTCACGCAGGCTCGTCTGCAGGAACACCTCTCGGTCGCCGAGGCCCTCATGGAGGTGGTCATGGCGGCCGTCGCCCCGGGCGACGTGGGAGCCTGCCTCGAGGCGAGCGTGCTCTCGGGTCTCCGAGACGGCCACGGCGGACAAGCCCAGCCCGAGGGCCGCAAAGGCGATACCGACGAGGAAGGGCGCGGGGCGCAGTCCGTACGCCTCGGCCAGATAGCCCGTGACGAGAGCCGTCAGGGCGACCGCCCCGTAGCCGGCGGCCTCGTTGAGGCCCATGGCGAGGCCTCGGCGGGCCGGTCCCACGAGGTCGATCTTCATGATGACGGTCGTCGACCACGTGAGCCCCTGGCTGATCCCGAGCAAGACGTTGGCGAAGATGACCCAGCCCCACGACGGCGCCCAGATGAGCAGCAGTGGGACGGGGACCGCGACGAGCCAGCCGGCCACGAGGACGGGCTTGCGGCCGTGCCGGTCCGACAGGGTGCCGGCGACGTAGTTCGTCGCGGCCTTCGCGAGCCCGAATACGAGGATGAAGGTCAACCCCGCGGTGTAGGCGGTCAGGCCGAACTCCCGCTCGCCCAGGAGTGGCAGCACGGTGCGCTCCTGGCCCAGCATCCCGCCGACGAGGGCGTTGACGACGACGAGCAGGGTGAACTGGGCGGCGTTCTGGCGGAGTCCGAGCTGGAGCGGGCGCGCTCCCGCCCCCGCGGGGGGCGTGGGGGGCAGCTGGGGGGAGGCCGGCGTGGTCACTGCGGAATACTACTGTCGTTCCATGGATTCATGAAGTGACGAGTCGGCACCGGTGCGGCGGAACTCCTCGGCATCATCACCGACCGTGCCCGGAGCCGAGCCACCTGTCAGGCGCACGCCCGGCCCATCGCTAGAATCACCACACCCTCGACGTCCGTCGACGGTCCGGGGCAGTAGCTCAGCCGGTTAGAGCAGCGGACTCATAATCCGTCGGTCCAGGGTTCAAGCCCCTGCTGCCCCACCCACGTTTCCGTAGGTCATCCCTGTAGGAGCGGGGCCGGTCAAGAGCGTGCGGAGGTTGCTTTTGACCAGGCCCGGACGATTGCTGGACAGGACCCGACGGACGTCGGGGTCAAGGCTCGAGAGGGGCTCGACCGCGAAGCGGAGGGCCTTGAGGCCGGCGTCCAGCGGGTCGACGATGTGGCTCGGCGGGGACCGTCGAACGCCTTGGTTATGGATGCTGTCCTGGCCACCTTCAGGAGAAGCAGGAGCAGAGGGGTCGTTCCTCGTCAGTGCTGATGCGGTGGGAGTGGACAGCCCGTTTGGGTGTCAGTCATCCCTGCGCCACCGGGGACGGCGGCATGACGTGGTGCGGGGTGTCCTGGCCGGTGTGGTCAATCAACGGGCGCGACCGCGCCGATCAGCTCGGGGGTCATGACCTGCACGACCGAGCACCGGCCAAGAAGAATCGGGATGGTCATGCCGCGCCCCGGTGCAGGGCGCGGACGTGTCCGTCGCGCAGGGCGTAGTAGACGTGCTCGATCTGCCGGCGAGCCGCGGCGACCGCGGCTATGTTCTTGCCGCCGGGACCGCCTCGACGGGCCGCGACCCGCTCCCGTAACGCGCCGACCCCGATGTGGGGCCCGACCCGCTTGACCGACTCGATCGCGGCCCAGCGGACCAGTTTCGAGCCCTGCTTGGTGATCCGCCCGCGCCGCACATGCGTGTCGGACTCGTGGTGCTTGGGGGTCAGCCCGGCCCACGAGGCCAGGTGCGCCGCGGTGGGGAAGCGGTGCACGTCACCAGAAGGCTGGCGTATTCGCCGTTGTAGACGTCACGGATCGACACTCGCCCCTCCGTCTCGAGGTTGAACTCACCGCGACGGCTCAAGCCATCGATGTGTGGCGTCGGTGCGAGTTCCACGGTCGTTGCGCCATCGTCTACCGATAGCACCCCAACCGCCACGCAGTCGCCCGTGGCTGCGACGATTCTGTCCGCGAGGGACTCTGGTGGCGTGTACTCGTCGCGGCCGACCAGCAGCACTACGGAGTTCGGTGGTTCGATCACGTGGGCCACTGGGTCAGCCTGCCATCTGAGCCATGAGTGGGTCGGACCGGGAGGCGGTCATCGGCCGATAGACGAGCGCGATCCGCGGCATGGTCGGGCGTTCGCCCGCAGAGCGGCATGTGAGTGCGTTCCCATTACCTTCGTCCCCTAAGGTCGTGCCCTGGATGGGCATTTGGCTGCTCGACGACTCGACGCGAGCGACATCCGCCCGCCAGATTGGAGCAAGGATGGGTGATCGGGGTTGGCCTGCATGAGGACGGAGCATTGGTTCGCGCCTTCGGCGCCGCTGCAAGAAAAGCAGCGACGGCTCCGCCGGCAGCTAACCCTCACCGGATACGGGTTGCTGGCTGCCGCCTTCATCCTGCTGCCCTTAGCCGACCACCTGCCGGACAGAGCGCTGGCCATCTACGTAGGCGTCTTGCTCGTGGCGATGGCCGCCTGGTTTGTTTGGGGCATTGTTGCGATCGTCCGGCACGCAATGGAAGGCCGGAAGGAAGTGCGTGAGTGGAAAGCGACGCGCGACCGTCGCGGTCGGGCGACAGAGCCGGATACTCGCTCCTAACTGCGGGGCCCATGTGCGAACGGAAGGTGCGCCATGGTCGCGCAAACATGCTCCGCATGCCGCCGTTGGACGAACGTCCTCCCCGCGGCAGAAGAGGAAGACCTCTGTGCTCAGTTACGCACGGTAGATGTCGCCACGGTGGCCGATCGCTAGGACGGTCACCGTCTGGGCTTGTTCGTCGATGCGGTAGAGGATGCGATAGGTGCCACGTCGTGCGCTGTGTCGGTCTGTCAGGGGTGGGCGCAGTTGCTTGCCCACGCGGTGAGGGTTCTCGAGCAAGGGGCCGGTGATGAACTCGAAGGCGGCGGTGGCGACGGCTTCTGGGAGATCTTCAGTCATGTGTCGGCGAGCTGAGGAGACGATCCGCAACTGGTAGCGACCGTTGGTCACGCCGAGGTCCGGCGTGACCGCATCGCCGCCTCGAGGTCGCCTTGGGTCTCGACACGGCCGGCAGCCAGGTCGGCGTCGGCGGTGGCAAGCTGCGTCATGAGGTCGCGGTCCCCCAAGACGGCGATGGTCTCCTCGAGCATCGCGAGGTCATCGGGCGCCAGCAGGACGGCCGAGGGCTGACCGTGCACGGTCACGGTTACTCGTTCGTGGTGCTTGCTCACTCGGCTGATGACCTCGGACAGGTGTGCCTTGGCGTCGGCCAGTGGAATGCTCGTCATGGTCCAAAGTATGACCATAATCGGCGTGGGTGTCCAGCCCGCATGCCACCAGTTCGAGGCAAGACCAGACGTCCCGTCCGTGGCAGTTTCGGACGACCGTCTTCGCCCTCAGTGCGGC is a genomic window containing:
- a CDS encoding MFS transporter, yielding MTTPASPQLPPTPPAGAGARPLQLGLRQNAAQFTLLVVVNALVGGMLGQERTVLPLLGEREFGLTAYTAGLTFILVFGLAKAATNYVAGTLSDRHGRKPVLVAGWLVAVPVPLLLIWAPSWGWVIFANVLLGISQGLTWSTTVIMKIDLVGPARRGLAMGLNEAAGYGAVALTALVTGYLAEAYGLRPAPFLVGIAFAALGLGLSAVAVSETREHARLEAGSHVARGDGRHDHLHEGLGDREVFLQTSLREPALSSASQAGLVNNLNDGLAWGLLPILFAGAGLSVSRIGILAALYPAVWGVGQLLTGALSDRWGRKWMIAAGMWLQAVALAIIAVADTFGAWAFAAALLGAGTAMVYPTLLAAIGDVAHPAWRARSVGVYRLWRDGGFAVGALLAGVVADALGVRAAVWTVAALTAASGVVVAVRMYETHHPGRQTGREEPRR
- a CDS encoding IS110 family transposase; amino-acid sequence: MHRFPTAAHLASWAGLTPKHHESDTHVRRGRITKQGSKLVRWAAIESVKRVGPHIGVGALRERVAARRGGPGGKNIAAVAAARRQIEHVYYALRDGHVRALHRGAA
- a CDS encoding type II toxin-antitoxin system RelE family toxin, with the translated sequence MTNGRYQLRIVSSARRHMTEDLPEAVATAAFEFITGPLLENPHRVGKQLRPPLTDRHSARRGTYRILYRIDEQAQTVTVLAIGHRGDIYRA
- a CDS encoding type II toxin-antitoxin system Phd/YefM family antitoxin: MTSIPLADAKAHLSEVISRVSKHHERVTVTVHGQPSAVLLAPDDLAMLEETIAVLGDRDLMTQLATADADLAAGRVETQGDLEAAMRSRRTSA